A genomic segment from Methanoplanus limicola DSM 2279 encodes:
- the istB gene encoding IS21-like element helper ATPase IstB, with translation MMKMDNEIKTLCRQLRLPGVYQSYQSIAEDFKDPEDFLFQILNAEVKSRETRRIERSINQAGFPAFKKFEEIKRDMLPKDGKEAFEKIKNLAFLKEDRNLILIGNSGTGKTHLAIAAGIAACENGYSVYFRTAAGIINDLKEAKKELRLSKFEKRFRKMDLVIIDELGYISFDEEGAELLFQFLALRYEHKSTIITTNLTFSDWIRIFHDKAITTAILDRVTHHAVIINMTGKSYRQREFVATNKNNEDI, from the coding sequence ATGATGAAAATGGACAATGAAATAAAAACGCTCTGTAGGCAACTTAGATTGCCTGGAGTATATCAATCATATCAAAGTATAGCTGAAGATTTTAAAGACCCTGAAGATTTTCTTTTCCAGATACTAAACGCAGAAGTGAAGTCAAGAGAAACCAGAAGAATTGAACGCTCAATAAATCAGGCCGGATTCCCAGCTTTCAAAAAATTTGAAGAGATTAAAAGGGATATGCTCCCAAAGGATGGGAAAGAAGCCTTTGAGAAAATTAAGAATCTTGCATTTCTCAAAGAAGACAGAAACCTTATCCTGATAGGAAATTCCGGCACAGGCAAAACTCATCTTGCAATAGCGGCAGGAATTGCTGCATGTGAGAATGGGTACTCTGTATATTTCAGAACAGCAGCTGGAATAATAAACGATCTAAAAGAAGCAAAGAAGGAACTTCGTCTTTCTAAATTTGAGAAGAGGTTTAGAAAGATGGACCTTGTAATTATTGATGAACTTGGGTATATCTCCTTTGATGAAGAAGGAGCAGAATTGCTCTTCCAGTTTCTTGCTCTCAGATATGAACATAAGTCCACAATTATTACAACTAACCTGACATTTTCTGATTGGATTCGTATCTTTCATGATAAGGCCATAACTACTGCAATACTTGACAGGGTTACTCACCATGCGGTGATAATAAATATGACCGGTAAAAGCTACCGGCAGAGAGAATTCGTAGCAACAAATAAGAATAATGAGGACATATAA
- a CDS encoding DUF354 domain-containing protein yields the protein MRIVIDINHPAQVHFFKNFTLEMKKKGHDILITASKKDLTEDLLKKYKFEYCFLGSYGKSIIKKILNVPIIDIKMYLLVKNFQPDIFLGFGSIRAAHVSKLMGKKCINFDDDEYSYPYYHYFTDTICGFSGFKINGDKVLKINSFKEIAYLHPNYFKPNPELLKKNGIDPYEKFVLVRFVSWNAFHDFGQNGLSAKSKIQLIDELSKNSTIYISSEAPLPKELEKYRLSLPPENIHDLLYYATLLVSDSQTMTTEAAVLGTPAVRTNSFVGNNDMGNFIELEKKYNLIFNCNSNEALIENCINILNFKNVKHEWKIKREKLLEDKSDITKYMIWLIENYPQSINEIKNR from the coding sequence ATGAGAATTGTTATTGACATTAATCATCCGGCACAGGTTCATTTTTTTAAAAATTTCACTCTTGAAATGAAGAAAAAAGGGCATGATATTCTCATTACAGCAAGTAAAAAAGATCTTACTGAAGATCTATTAAAAAAATATAAATTTGAGTATTGTTTTCTTGGTAGCTATGGCAAATCAATAATCAAAAAAATACTCAATGTTCCAATAATAGATATTAAAATGTACCTTTTAGTTAAAAACTTTCAACCCGATATATTTCTTGGATTTGGATCCATAAGAGCGGCCCATGTTTCTAAATTAATGGGAAAAAAATGTATTAATTTCGATGATGATGAATATTCATACCCATATTATCATTATTTCACAGACACAATTTGTGGATTCTCCGGATTTAAAATAAATGGAGATAAAGTTCTGAAAATAAACAGTTTCAAGGAGATAGCATACTTACATCCAAATTATTTCAAACCCAATCCGGAGTTATTAAAGAAAAATGGTATTGACCCTTACGAAAAATTTGTTCTCGTAAGATTTGTATCATGGAATGCATTCCATGATTTTGGACAAAATGGTTTGAGTGCTAAATCAAAAATTCAACTTATAGATGAATTGAGCAAAAATTCAACAATATACATTTCATCAGAAGCACCTTTGCCAAAAGAACTGGAAAAATACCGTTTATCTCTCCCACCAGAAAACATTCATGATCTTCTATATTATGCAACCCTGCTTGTTTCTGACTCTCAAACTATGACAACTGAAGCAGCAGTGCTTGGAACACCTGCAGTTCGGACTAACAGTTTTGTTGGAAATAACGACATGGGCAATTTTATAGAACTTGAAAAAAAGTATAATCTTATATTCAACTGTAATTCTAATGAAGCATTAATTGAAAATTGTATAAATATATTAAATTTTAAAAATGTGAAGCATGAATGGAAAATAAAAAGAGAAAAACTTCTTGAGGATAAATCAGACATTACTAAGTATATGATATGGTTAATTGAAAATTATCCCCAGAGCATTAATGAAATAAAAAATAGATAA
- a CDS encoding radical SAM protein: MIHKFRKYLNKYYGLFLIRGYIPPKPISLNIFTTRRCNFSCNYCSRNLSINSSVFEGESILKSDFKIEGLKKILIKYPSIRSVSFVGVGEPFLVKDIIEMASLAKKSGKKTSVVTNGSLLHRYFGQIGASFDSISVSLHGLNPDDFSKTTGVDSLVFKQIEKNM, encoded by the coding sequence ATGATTCATAAATTTCGGAAATATTTAAATAAATACTATGGTTTATTTCTCATAAGAGGTTATATTCCTCCTAAACCTATAAGTTTGAATATATTCACTACGCGGCGATGTAATTTTTCTTGTAACTATTGCAGTCGAAATCTCTCAATAAATTCCTCAGTTTTTGAAGGAGAATCTATATTAAAATCGGATTTTAAAATTGAAGGGTTGAAGAAGATTTTAATTAAATACCCATCTATAAGGTCAGTTTCTTTTGTTGGTGTTGGTGAACCCTTTTTGGTTAAGGATATTATTGAAATGGCATCTTTAGCAAAGAAAAGTGGCAAAAAGACATCGGTAGTTACCAATGGGAGTCTGTTGCATAGATATTTTGGTCAAATTGGTGCATCATTTGACTCAATCTCTGTTAGTTTACATGGATTAAATCCAGATGATTTTTCAAAAACGACCGGTGTGGACTCTTTGGTATTTAAACAAATTGAAAAAAATATGTAA
- a CDS encoding glycosyltransferase family 4 protein: protein MNIYYYYRFSGGNKTGVDKKVISQIKNLSDLGVNCTLFCICLGNEEFQYPEINVKNVRLKGTNKKGISNKINREKLVNIEFENLIQSLNHDDIIYMRSPYPSPQISRILKNKRRCKIVIEYQTIEPLEYKTKKKYWYLLIDYLFGNDIRKYTDGIVGVTEEITQYQLSRSGNPSKPHITIGNGFDINSVPIRNPPEFSGDELHLLCVANVSPWHGLDRLIRGMAEYKGPTKVVLHIAGDGSEVPVLKNLAKNLNISDQVIFHSFLSGKDLDILFDKCHIAVGSLGIQRKGLKQTSELKAREYCARGMPFVIACDDPDFPKDFPYILHLPPNESLIDIKQVIAFTERIFVNPENSRKMCEYAIEHLDWSVKMKKLKGSLEDLVYDNDNV, encoded by the coding sequence ATGAACATTTATTATTATTATAGATTCTCCGGCGGGAATAAAACCGGAGTAGATAAAAAAGTAATCTCACAGATAAAAAATCTCTCTGATCTTGGAGTAAACTGTACATTATTTTGTATTTGCTTAGGTAACGAAGAGTTTCAATATCCAGAAATTAATGTAAAAAATGTAAGACTAAAAGGCACCAATAAAAAAGGGATATCAAATAAAATAAACAGGGAAAAATTAGTAAATATTGAATTTGAGAATCTTATCCAGTCTCTTAATCATGATGACATAATATACATGAGAAGTCCATATCCTTCCCCTCAAATCTCAAGAATTTTAAAAAATAAAAGAAGATGCAAAATTGTTATTGAATACCAGACCATTGAACCACTTGAATATAAAACTAAGAAAAAATACTGGTATCTGCTGATTGATTATCTTTTTGGGAATGACATCCGGAAATACACTGACGGAATAGTAGGAGTAACTGAAGAAATAACCCAGTATCAACTATCCCGATCCGGCAACCCTTCAAAACCACACATTACAATAGGAAACGGCTTTGATATAAATTCAGTTCCCATCCGGAATCCACCAGAATTTTCCGGTGATGAACTTCACCTTTTGTGTGTTGCAAATGTTAGCCCATGGCATGGTCTTGACAGATTGATCAGGGGAATGGCTGAATATAAAGGTCCAACAAAAGTGGTACTGCATATTGCCGGAGATGGATCAGAAGTTCCGGTTCTTAAAAATCTGGCTAAAAATCTTAATATTTCAGATCAGGTTATTTTCCATAGTTTCCTTTCCGGAAAGGATTTAGACATTCTGTTTGATAAGTGCCACATTGCTGTTGGAAGTTTGGGGATTCAACGAAAAGGATTAAAGCAGACATCTGAATTGAAAGCAAGAGAATATTGCGCACGTGGGATGCCATTTGTAATTGCATGTGATGATCCTGATTTTCCAAAGGATTTTCCCTATATCCTCCATTTACCTCCTAATGAATCTCTGATTGACATAAAGCAGGTCATTGCCTTTACAGAGAGAATATTTGTTAATCCAGAAAACTCACGAAAAATGTGTGAATATGCCATAGAACATCTGGACTGGTCAGTAAAGATGAAAAAGCTAAAAGGATCTCTTGAGGATTTAGTTTATGATAATGATAATGTGTAA
- a CDS encoding DUF2080 family transposase-associated protein: protein MKKVPIVAETELNVKNIEGFYIRKVTPFGTSAKVDCPKEHLGKKVYLVIVGPED, encoded by the coding sequence GTGAAAAAAGTACCAATTGTTGCAGAAACTGAACTTAATGTCAAAAACATTGAGGGGTTCTACATTCGAAAAGTTACACCCTTTGGAACAAGTGCGAAGGTTGATTGTCCAAAGGAACACCTTGGAAAGAAAGTCTATCTTGTAATTGTAGGGCCTGAAGACTGA
- a CDS encoding helix-turn-helix domain-containing protein, which translates to MCDVNRIYQLYLETRSKRKVAEIMGISRNTVSKYLNRIENCKNGLTNEILPEDEKVARPNTVCKGEIRDRILSMLLENQEKPKNKD; encoded by the coding sequence ATGTGCGATGTTAACAGGATTTATCAGCTGTACCTTGAAACACGATCAAAGAGGAAAGTAGCTGAAATAATGGGAATATCCCGAAACACTGTTTCAAAGTACCTTAATCGTATTGAAAACTGTAAAAATGGATTAACCAATGAGATCTTACCAGAAGATGAGAAAGTTGCAAGACCAAATACAGTATGCAAAGGAGAAATCAGAGATCGGATTCTCTCAATGCTTCTTGAGAATCAGGAAAAACCAAAAAACAAAGACTAA
- a CDS encoding IS66 family transposase zinc-finger binding domain-containing protein, whose product MAECPYCGNTKLSKVQEERTRIVEDIPIVKPIVTMYHIPRRYCSKCKKMVEGEVLDALPNARIGLRAMLTAVWMDVVMKGTAVGIPKIFKNFTGLKSALVKSKKWVN is encoded by the coding sequence GTGGCTGAATGCCCTTACTGCGGCAATACCAAATTGAGCAAAGTGCAGGAAGAAAGGACAAGAATTGTTGAGGATATCCCCATAGTTAAACCAATTGTTACAATGTATCATATCCCTCGGAGATATTGCTCAAAATGTAAAAAAATGGTTGAAGGAGAAGTTTTAGATGCTCTTCCAAACGCAAGGATAGGTTTAAGGGCTATGCTTACTGCGGTCTGGATGGATGTTGTAATGAAAGGTACTGCAGTTGGAATACCTAAAATATTTAAGAACTTTACCGGTTTAAAATCAGCACTGGTGAAGTCAAAAAAATGGGTGAATTGA
- a CDS encoding carbamoyltransferase C-terminal domain-containing protein has product MTLEKVKSPYMMLSFDTTELRTEFMAGVHNADHTARAQIFEKEYNENYFRILEYFEKLTYRAVLLNTSFNLHGYPIVNTPNETM; this is encoded by the coding sequence ATAACATTAGAAAAAGTTAAATCTCCATACATGATGCTTTCATTTGATACTACTGAATTAAGAACCGAATTTATGGCAGGAGTCCATAACGCTGATCATACTGCAAGAGCACAAATTTTTGAAAAAGAATATAATGAAAATTACTTCAGGATTCTGGAATATTTTGAAAAACTCACTTATAGGGCTGTTTTGTTGAATACATCCTTTAATTTGCACGGTTATCCAATAGTTAATACTCCAAATGAGACCATGTAG
- the istA gene encoding IS21 family transposase: protein MFSILVGEGEKISYSTVLREVSKWKESNSFKDVCIAQEYDSGFRSECDWGTVVLKIPEEPAKYKQFSTVLNYSLYRFGRIYPNESQENLFHALIEFFHEIGGVPENIFFDNMKTVVTNPKEKVFNERFLRFSAHYGFKTNACNPHSPQEKGTVEKTVSVIRTSAFGLKDTFSSLEEANEHLKNTLSRINSCKVGNREMIPIDALKIEQKSFIPLPSMDFQPYDLKYRKVDRYSTVTFERNNYSVPESCKAERLSLKIYCFKIEIFEGDELIAEHPRIFDKNKYSLNVEHYLSTLRNKPGSLRSSRLLKVMDQNLKDLYSENYVDKPEKFIMILLLIREYSHEEVIAAIKGLRNDGIIPDYELIKLNLNFKNSPEFEDFDYKYDIEVPNPDLREYDR, encoded by the coding sequence ATATTTTCAATTCTTGTTGGGGAAGGAGAAAAGATTAGCTATTCAACTGTTCTGAGAGAAGTTTCAAAATGGAAGGAAAGCAACTCCTTCAAAGATGTTTGCATAGCTCAGGAATATGATTCAGGCTTTAGATCAGAGTGTGACTGGGGAACCGTTGTATTAAAAATTCCTGAAGAACCAGCAAAGTACAAGCAATTTTCGACAGTTCTGAATTATTCTCTTTATCGCTTCGGAAGAATATATCCAAATGAGTCACAGGAAAATCTTTTCCATGCCCTAATTGAATTTTTCCATGAAATTGGCGGAGTTCCTGAGAACATTTTCTTTGATAATATGAAGACTGTTGTTACCAATCCAAAAGAGAAAGTCTTTAACGAAAGATTTCTTCGTTTTTCCGCCCACTATGGATTTAAAACCAATGCATGCAATCCTCATTCCCCACAGGAAAAAGGAACAGTGGAAAAAACAGTATCGGTAATCAGGACTTCTGCATTTGGCCTTAAGGATACCTTTAGTTCCTTGGAAGAAGCTAATGAGCATTTAAAAAATACCCTTTCAAGGATCAATAGTTGCAAAGTTGGAAATAGGGAAATGATTCCTATTGATGCCTTGAAAATAGAGCAAAAATCATTTATTCCGCTTCCTTCAATGGATTTTCAACCTTATGACTTAAAGTACAGGAAAGTTGACAGATATTCAACTGTAACATTTGAAAGAAATAATTACTCCGTTCCTGAATCCTGCAAAGCTGAGAGACTTTCATTGAAAATTTATTGCTTCAAAATTGAAATTTTTGAAGGTGATGAATTAATCGCTGAGCATCCAAGAATATTTGATAAAAACAAGTACTCGTTAAATGTTGAACATTATTTGAGCACATTAAGGAATAAACCTGGTTCGCTCAGGTCATCCAGACTTTTGAAAGTAATGGATCAAAATTTAAAAGATCTCTATTCTGAGAATTATGTGGATAAACCAGAAAAATTCATCATGATTCTTCTTCTTATCCGGGAGTATTCCCATGAAGAAGTTATTGCTGCAATAAAGGGACTTAGGAATGATGGAATTATTCCGGACTATGAATTGATAAAACTGAATCTTAATTTTAAAAATAGTCCAGAATTTGAAGATTTCGATTACAAATATGATATTGAAGTACCCAATCCAGACCTTAGAGAATATGACAGATAA
- a CDS encoding lipid II:glycine glycyltransferase FemX gives MRKILRQIPENEWRKYINCCSNATIYHTPEWKTFLEKTFGYKPYYIFATDEYGQLAGMLPQFHVKSILTGNRLCSVPFSHECGCLGDNYICTALTNEAINLNRQLNIGKIEIRDSINNSVFEGKSTFCTHKIELSQNLDEIWKKMDKGSVRWAVNKAKKLGVKVNSSINIEDLKEFYELNCITKHNLGVPCHPWDFFKNLFDFLEGHVKMYLSEYNGNIIGGGIMLYYKDKVIYGYGAANPDYLKLYPYNAFIWKSIEDACINGYQMYDFGRTSYDNTGLIKFKERWGTQEKKLWYSYYPKYTNSSLKDRNSGYSQFANKAVRVIPMPIYKAFSKSIFSHLG, from the coding sequence ATGAGAAAAATATTAAGGCAAATCCCGGAAAACGAATGGAGAAAGTATATAAATTGTTGTAGTAACGCGACCATCTACCATACTCCTGAATGGAAAACATTTTTGGAGAAAACATTTGGCTACAAGCCCTACTATATCTTCGCTACCGATGAATATGGACAATTAGCTGGAATGTTACCACAATTCCATGTGAAAAGCATACTTACAGGAAACAGATTATGCTCAGTTCCCTTTTCTCATGAGTGTGGTTGTCTCGGAGACAACTACATATGCACTGCCTTAACTAATGAGGCAATTAATCTAAATAGGCAGCTAAATATTGGAAAAATTGAAATCAGGGATAGCATAAATAATTCCGTTTTTGAAGGAAAGAGCACTTTTTGCACCCACAAGATTGAATTATCTCAGAACTTGGATGAAATATGGAAGAAAATGGACAAAGGCAGTGTCCGCTGGGCCGTAAATAAGGCAAAAAAACTTGGAGTGAAAGTTAATTCTTCAATAAACATTGAGGATCTAAAAGAATTTTATGAATTAAACTGCATCACAAAACATAACCTTGGCGTACCTTGCCACCCCTGGGATTTCTTTAAGAATTTATTTGATTTTCTTGAGGGGCATGTTAAAATGTACCTCTCAGAATACAATGGAAATATAATTGGAGGAGGAATTATGTTATATTACAAGGATAAAGTCATTTATGGTTACGGCGCTGCAAATCCGGATTACCTTAAATTATACCCATATAATGCTTTCATCTGGAAAAGTATTGAAGATGCATGTATAAATGGTTATCAGATGTATGATTTTGGCCGGACTTCTTATGATAACACCGGCCTGATTAAATTCAAAGAAAGATGGGGCACTCAGGAGAAAAAACTTTGGTACAGCTATTACCCCAAATATACCAATTCCTCATTAAAAGATCGTAATTCCGGATATTCACAATTTGCGAATAAGGCCGTCAGAGTAATCCCTATGCCAATATACAAAGCCTTTAGTAAATCTATTTTCTCACATCTGGGGTAA
- a CDS encoding IS66 family transposase: protein MIAKEFSEYYEVLKEMVREADVRYMDETSWRESGINKWLWVFVAEGVALYMIAKTRSHKEPLSILGENPKGIDVHDRFSAYNTLARKTGNRAQQICWFHLLVDSKDLSKLYGEEGKHIHETMKYIHAKAKSFEGKGRPEDVENLISELQDKLDRPYKNLKCRKFGESLKRVKEKLFQFVINPKVESTNNKAERAVRPMTVKRKISGGTRSPEGSRTLEILASVLFTSQNNGADLIEDLLNLIHPSQH from the coding sequence TTGATTGCAAAGGAATTCTCTGAATATTATGAGGTTCTCAAAGAGATGGTCAGAGAAGCCGATGTCAGATACATGGATGAAACTTCCTGGAGAGAGAGTGGAATTAACAAATGGTTGTGGGTTTTTGTTGCGGAAGGTGTAGCACTATACATGATTGCAAAAACCCGCAGTCACAAGGAACCACTTTCTATTCTTGGAGAAAACCCAAAAGGAATAGATGTTCATGACCGATTCTCTGCGTATAATACATTGGCAAGAAAAACCGGAAACAGAGCACAACAGATTTGCTGGTTTCATCTTCTTGTAGATTCTAAAGATCTTTCAAAACTTTATGGTGAAGAGGGCAAACATATCCATGAAACAATGAAGTACATCCATGCTAAAGCAAAATCATTCGAGGGAAAAGGCCGCCCGGAGGATGTTGAAAATTTAATCTCAGAATTGCAGGATAAATTAGACCGACCTTATAAAAATTTAAAATGCAGGAAATTTGGGGAGAGTTTAAAGAGAGTTAAGGAAAAATTATTTCAGTTTGTGATTAATCCGAAAGTAGAGAGTACTAACAATAAAGCTGAAAGAGCTGTTAGGCCAATGACTGTAAAAAGGAAAATTTCCGGAGGAACGAGATCACCAGAAGGTTCTCGGACATTAGAAATACTTGCATCTGTACTTTTTACCAGTCAGAACAATGGTGCAGATTTAATTGAAGATTTGCTTAATTTGATTCATCCTTCACAACACTGA
- a CDS encoding IS1182 family transposase codes for MVDSSVKSKRDYWFGNPDELSPDTIKKSPPDIYFKEDSVDFTQSKLSFMHIFDYLPDDHECFEYTKIFKKLDYTPLMSDYSPLGQRAYHPGRITEILIYAYCDGVYSSRQIERKCHTDLGYMYISRMNCPNFRVLSDFRKDNNDYFQTLFKESVAIAEENGLMDFKNVSQDGSKFKADTSKHKAMSYGRMKDKIAELEKFIENIMTEIEKIESKEALEIREENINPGEQIPDKSQISFADTDARIMGKKGDFDYRYNGQISVDSKNQIIIAQHLTQNANDKQEVMPALTQILDDYGKMPDSMSFDNGYFSGHNLEALKKFGVNAFVAVGREEKQDVDNKEGEGKLFGKSVFTYVEAEDVFICPNEKIMKLKSKSKDGKRIYSGIKEECLNCKYRISCCKSKRGQPRTVSTDDYEPLRNEMRDKMQQLSSKEIYARRKTIVEPVFGQIKNKGFRDIHLRGFEKAKGEFALICSCHNLKKSVRYLRSINFVSSFSNNLALCSFLAEQSVSAIKISINRALGKVRRCRIFCTEILDHISVSKFVCCVKFAEKNSCFRTAS; via the coding sequence ATGGTTGACTCCTCAGTAAAATCTAAAAGAGACTATTGGTTTGGAAATCCTGATGAACTATCTCCAGATACAATAAAAAAAAGTCCGCCAGATATTTATTTTAAGGAAGATTCTGTCGATTTTACTCAATCTAAATTATCCTTCATGCACATTTTTGATTATTTACCCGATGATCATGAGTGCTTTGAATATACCAAAATCTTTAAAAAACTCGATTATACACCATTAATGAGTGATTATAGTCCTTTAGGGCAGCGTGCATATCATCCAGGGCGAATAACTGAAATTTTGATCTATGCCTATTGTGATGGTGTATATAGTTCCCGGCAAATCGAAAGGAAATGTCATACGGATCTTGGATATATGTATATTTCACGCATGAATTGTCCTAATTTCCGTGTATTAAGTGATTTTAGAAAGGACAACAATGATTATTTTCAAACTCTGTTTAAAGAAAGCGTGGCTATTGCAGAAGAAAATGGCTTAATGGATTTTAAAAATGTGAGTCAGGATGGCTCCAAATTTAAAGCTGATACATCAAAGCATAAAGCAATGAGTTATGGCAGAATGAAGGATAAAATAGCTGAATTAGAGAAATTTATAGAAAATATAATGACAGAAATTGAAAAAATTGAATCCAAAGAAGCACTTGAAATAAGGGAAGAAAATATTAATCCCGGTGAGCAAATACCAGATAAATCTCAAATTAGTTTTGCAGACACTGATGCAAGAATTATGGGTAAAAAGGGTGATTTTGACTATCGTTATAACGGACAAATCTCTGTCGATAGTAAAAATCAGATAATTATTGCTCAGCATCTTACTCAAAATGCAAATGATAAACAAGAGGTTATGCCGGCATTAACACAGATCCTTGATGATTATGGTAAAATGCCAGATTCAATGAGTTTTGATAATGGATATTTCTCTGGTCATAATCTTGAAGCATTAAAAAAATTCGGAGTGAATGCATTCGTAGCTGTGGGCAGAGAAGAAAAACAGGATGTTGATAATAAAGAAGGCGAAGGAAAACTCTTCGGTAAATCAGTATTTACATATGTTGAAGCTGAAGATGTTTTTATTTGCCCAAATGAGAAAATAATGAAGCTTAAATCTAAGAGTAAGGATGGTAAAAGGATATATTCTGGGATTAAAGAAGAGTGCCTCAATTGTAAATATAGAATATCCTGTTGTAAGTCCAAAAGGGGTCAACCAAGAACTGTTTCAACTGATGATTACGAACCATTAAGAAATGAGATGAGGGATAAAATGCAACAATTATCATCAAAGGAGATTTACGCCAGACGTAAAACTATTGTCGAACCGGTGTTCGGTCAAATTAAAAATAAGGGTTTTAGAGATATTCATTTAAGAGGATTCGAAAAAGCAAAAGGTGAATTTGCTCTTATTTGTTCCTGTCACAATCTCAAAAAATCAGTGAGATATTTGAGAAGTATTAATTTTGTGTCTTCATTTTCAAATAATCTGGCTTTATGTAGCTTTTTAGCAGAACAATCTGTTAGCGCTATTAAAATCTCTATAAATCGTGCACTCGGGAAGGTGCGTCGATGTAGAATTTTTTGCACAGAAATTTTAGATCATATTTCTGTTAGCAAATTTGTTTGTTGCGTAAAATTTGCTGAGAAAAACTCCTGTTTTCGGACAGCCTCCTAG
- a CDS encoding glycosyltransferase family 4 protein: protein MTHEKKGIFPIFNKNILEICHTYDFFQRDPTELISPYFNRTDVLVRINPFAELTKIIPVNRYSKYIKRNKLCPSGNIDNIRILPTNVYYLPGNYLYKYVGNLHYKSVKRAILKNNLAFDLIHAHFTWSAGYVGARLKEEYDKPLVITAHGYDIYDLPFRNYDWRKKIESVLNTADHIITVSNKNLEFINQLDVSTPVSVIPNGFRNDLFYPRNTTECRNRLKLPLDKKIILTVGNLEPVKGHKYLIEAIHKVIQQRKDILCIIVGSGSLHNSLKRQIKKLGLEDYVLLAGGRPHNEIPLWMNACDLFVLPSLNEGNPTVMFEALGCGKPFVGTKVGGIPEIIISNNYGLLSERGKSDELAEKILTSLGKNWNHYEIIEYSKIFTWINIADQLMAIYEKYLTGKSKNYNNNIFTNSTK from the coding sequence ATGACTCATGAAAAAAAAGGGATTTTTCCGATATTTAACAAAAATATTTTAGAAATCTGCCACACATATGATTTCTTCCAGCGTGACCCAACGGAATTAATATCACCCTATTTTAACAGAACTGATGTGCTGGTCAGAATAAACCCATTCGCAGAATTAACTAAAATAATTCCCGTAAATAGATATTCCAAATATATAAAGAGAAATAAACTGTGCCCTTCAGGAAATATCGATAATATCCGGATATTGCCAACCAATGTTTACTATTTGCCAGGAAATTACTTATACAAATATGTCGGGAATTTACACTATAAATCAGTTAAAAGGGCTATACTGAAAAATAATTTAGCATTTGATTTAATACATGCTCATTTCACATGGTCAGCCGGTTATGTAGGTGCACGTCTTAAGGAAGAGTATGATAAACCATTAGTAATCACAGCTCACGGTTATGATATCTATGACCTGCCCTTCAGAAATTATGATTGGAGAAAGAAAATAGAATCTGTCCTCAACACTGCTGATCATATAATAACTGTCAGCAACAAGAATCTTGAATTCATAAATCAGTTGGATGTATCCACACCCGTTAGTGTTATACCCAATGGGTTTAGGAATGATCTCTTTTATCCACGTAATACCACAGAATGTAGAAATAGACTAAAACTCCCACTGGACAAAAAAATAATTCTGACGGTAGGGAATCTTGAGCCTGTAAAAGGCCATAAGTACCTTATAGAAGCAATACATAAAGTAATTCAGCAAAGAAAAGATATCCTTTGCATAATTGTCGGTTCCGGAAGTCTGCATAATTCTCTTAAGCGCCAGATAAAAAAACTTGGACTGGAGGATTATGTTTTACTTGCAGGCGGCAGGCCACATAATGAAATTCCACTATGGATGAATGCATGTGATCTTTTTGTGCTTCCAAGTCTGAATGAGGGTAATCCCACCGTTATGTTTGAAGCACTGGGGTGTGGTAAACCTTTTGTTGGAACTAAAGTTGGTGGAATTCCAGAAATTATTATATCTAACAATTATGGTTTATTGAGTGAGAGAGGTAAATCGGATGAACTTGCAGAAAAAATCTTAACCTCGCTTGGAAAAAACTGGAACCATTATGAAATAATTGAATATTCAAAAATATTTACATGGATTAACATAGCAGATCAATTGATGGCAATATATGAGAAGTATTTAACAGGGAAATCTAAGAATTATAATAACAATATTTTCACAAATTCAACAAAGTAA